GTCATCGCCCCGCTGCCGATGGCGCTCGGCGTGGTCGTCATGATCGTCGTCGCGATGGTGTCGATGTGGCTCACCGACCCCGTGCTCGCGCTCGTCGGCATGTGCGTGTTCCCGCTCCTGGCCGGCGTCAACTACGTCTACCAGCGGCGGATGCGTCCGGTGGCGATGGAGTCCCAGCACCTGCGCGGTGCCGTGAGCTCCTCCGCCCACGAGAGCTTCGAGGGCGCGCTGGTCGTGAAGACCCTCGGCCGCGAGGCCGACGAGACGCGCCGGTTCCGCGCCGACTCCGACGCGCTCCGCGACACCAACATCAGGCTCGGTCGGCTCGCGGGCGTCTTCGACCCGATCATGGAGGGCCTGCCCAACCTCGGGATCCTCGTCGTGCTGCTGGTCGGCAGCGTGCGCGTCGACGCCGGCCTGCTCACCGCGGGCGCGCTGGTCAAGGTCGCCTACCTGTTCATCCTGCTCGCGTTCCCGATCCGCGCGTTCGGCTGGGTGCTCGGCAACCTGCCGCGGGCCGTGGTCGGCTGGGACCGCGTGAACTACGTCCTCGAGTCGCGTGGCGAGCTGCCGTTCGGCGAGGGCGAGGCCGGCGACGGAGGGCCGCCGCGGCTGCGGCTCGACACCGTCTCGTTCGCCTATCCGGAGGCCGACGGCGACGCGCTGAGCGACGTCACCCTCAACGTGCCGTCCGGGCGCACGGTCGCGCTGGTCGGGCCCACGGGCGCGGGCAAGTCCACACTCGTCGGGCTGCTGTCCCGGCTGGTCGACCCGCGCGCCGGCAGCATCACCCTCGACGACGTCGACCTGCGCTCGCTGCGGCGCGGCGCGCTCTCCGAGACCGTTGCGGTCGTGCCGCAGCAGACGTTCCTCTTCGAGGACACCGTCCGCGACAACGTCACGCTCGGCGACGAGTTCACCGACGCCGAGGTG
This genomic stretch from Streptosporangiales bacterium harbors:
- a CDS encoding ATP-binding cassette domain-containing protein — protein: MRRGLRLLATAIREEPRIFVGALVGSALYGGMTVASAEAIGWATSNAIVPAFEDGRVPAGLLWAGAAFVVAVALLKILGILGRKILAGVMQYRLMATYRRRVTRQYLRLPFEWHQRHPTGQLLSNANSDVETLWNVIAPLPMALGVVVMIVVAMVSMWLTDPVLALVGMCVFPLLAGVNYVYQRRMRPVAMESQHLRGAVSSSAHESFEGALVVKTLGREADETRRFRADSDALRDTNIRLGRLAGVFDPIMEGLPNLGILVVLLVGSVRVDAGLLTAGALVKVAYLFILLAFPIRAFGWVLGNLPRAVVGWDRVNYVLESRGELPFGEGEAGDGGPPRLRLDTVSFAYPEADGDALSDVTLNVPSGRTVALVGPTGAGKSTLVGLLSRLVDPRAGSITLDDVDLRSLRRGALSETVAVVPQQTFLFEDTVRDNVTLGDEFTDAEVWAALRLAQAERFVRSLSDGLDTLVGERGTTLSGGQRQRVALARALVRRPRLLVLDDATSSVDPQVEARILDGLRTGLRDADATVLVVAYRQSTIALADEVVFVDRGTVVDRGTHDELLERSAGYRDLVTAYERQQQEREADLSREGAA